tctatcatgtgaattcctgaggtcagatggcccaggatgtgagtgggcattaaggcgtctgggaaggatctcaaaactggattatagatggcagacagttggtgtcgtaaaccaccgcctctgttcaaagatggtcgctcacagtggacatagatggcctctttcactcctctttcaaaccatctgtcctctctgtccaaaatgtgaacatcctcgaaagagtgacctttgacgtttagatgcagatggactgctgagtcttgtcccgtggaggtggctcttctatgttgtgccatgcgcttgtgaagtggctgtttggtctctccaatgtagaggtctgggcattcctcgctacactgtatagcatacaccacgttgttaagtctgtgttttggagttttgtctttcgggtgaaccagtttctgtctgagtgtgttgctgggtctgaagtacactgggatgtcgtgcttggagaaaactctcctgagtttctctgatacaccggctacataggggatgacaaagTTGTTgcctctgtctttcttatcctccctcgctggtgtctgatcttcttttcggTGCCTCTTTCCTGACTTTATAAAcacccaattaggataaccgcatgttttaagAGCtacctttacatgtgtgtgttccttctttttcccttcaggcttaagagtcaaagaggaggtactggttcgtgtgtgtgggcttcacagaccagtacctcctctttgactcccaccaccctctggaacacagacttggagtaatcaggaccctacaccaccgggcagaacatgttccctctaagcctgaatcctttatcatccgcaactgaaaatagttgtggatgattactatacctttctaatgtgacgatgTTGTCTattgttgttgtccctggctctctttctctctcttttactcccactctgttcctgtgctactgcgagtgtaactaccgcccctcccctccccctttTGCTTGGCTCAAGCACACGGCTCACGTGCAGAGTGAAgcgaaaaaagtgcgagagagagggtgagagaaagaaaaaaaacccaatcccacggctcccaataaggagccggctcgcgtcgttcacttcaaagagttggctctaagagccgtttcctTCACGACTGACACATCACTATGAAGTGCCTCCTCAAGAgcgacagacacagagaggataaatgtttacagaggtttttttaacatgaatgttcaagatgttcaataaacatgttaagtgcGTACATTTCCCCTTTTTACTCaagtcattcattcattttaatatagaataaaaatgaatgatatttaaTCGTGATTAATCAGAATTAATCCACAGAGTGAATCTGATTAcaaattttaattgtttgacaCCACTAATATGTACTATATATGAGTGTATACTTACCTGTTAGTATATAGGTTTTATGTATAGGTTGCATTTCACACGAGAGAACCTGTGTAAAAAGATTTAAGAAAtctattcaaattctctttgaatttaaggatacattctttgtgtttattctgcatttgcttcattatattgcataaatgtcagttacatataaagttgaaaaaataaaattgcaaTCAGACTATTGATCAAATAATtgtgattacttttttttttaatctattgacaGCACAAGTTATTATGCTTATCTGTAAATAATGAATATCTGCAACCACCTAAAGGGTGGGTTTTTGCTAGTATTAATAATTCATATGTTGATGCCACAGCCATATTGTTAAAGAGATATATATTTTCAAACGTACTCTGTACATCTCTTGACATGCACGTATTCCAAAATTGAGTCGTTTGATTTACTTTAAAGCTCATACCAGTCACTGAAAAACATCCAGGTTAAACTGACCATCACTGGGTGGttcttaaccctttattgaccggcccttcaaatttacctgtaaaatgggcccgccggtgggcccatggtcaataaagggttaagaaAAGTTCAGATTCTCAGTGTTTTCAGGATGTGCTGTCGGATCTCGGCAGTTCTGATGCCGTAGATGATGGGGTTGAAACAGCTTGGAAAGAACAGGTACAGTATGCTGAAGAAAATCCTAATGGCTGCAGGGAGACCGTTTCTTATTCGATATGAGAGGAAAGCTGTGAGTATGATGGTCAGACTAACAGTCATGACCACGATGTGTGTAACACAGGTGTGAAGAGCTTTGGCACTTGACTTTCCTGAGCTCAACACAGAGCTGAATATGACTGTGTAAGAGGCAGTGATGAGGAAGAAGTCAGTCACAGGGACAGAGAAGACTGTGATCAACCCAGCCACACTGTTGACGGTGGTGCTTCCACAGGCCAGCTCCACCAAGGCCATGTGCTCACAGAAGCAGTGGTTTATCACATTTCTCAGACAGAATGGCAATTTTCCAGCCAGACTGACCACCACCAAGACAACAAACATATTTCTGATGGAAGAAGGgattacaaatttaagaaatttTGCCAAAGCCATTTGTTCATGATAGTAgagtggggtgcagatggcaaAGTAACGATCCAGAGCCATCCACAGCAGCAGAGTGGACTGAAAGGCTCCTAACAAGTGCACGAAATACATCTGAACAAGGCAGCCGATGAGAGAGATCCCCCTCCAGTCAAACAGGAAGCTCAGCAGCATGTGGGGAACAAAGAATACAGGGAGGCTGAGGTCAATGCACGCCATGCTGGCAATGAGGATGTACATCGGCGAGTGGAGGCTTCTCTGTGAAACAATCACGTACACCAGCAGGGAGTTAGCAAACAGTGATACAACAAACATGAAGGAGAACGGGATGAAGAGGAACGGCCTCAGCTCTCCAAGTTCACTAAAGCCATCCAGGAAGAAATATTTGTGTGAGGAGATGTTCTCCTTCACTGCCTCCATCTCTGTCGCCTCCCAAACCCTCCTAGTTTTTAGCTGGATCAGGCTGAAATGAGACacaaaatcagaataatttAATACAAATTGAAAGAACTGATAAAGACAGCTGGAGCCAAAGACACAGACTCGGTGTTCTGTTGACACTGCAACCTTCCAGGTTGGCTAACAGACGGTTAACCCCTTTTTATAGAATACAGCCTGTAGTTTCTCTTTGCAgcataaaaaggatttgtttaaCAGCAGTCAGTAGACTGACCAATACTCAGAGCAATGGGAAAGTCTAAACTCTTCCTCACAGATAAGAGGAAATGAGTTAagatctttagaaacaaacgaGGAACCACAAAGTCCCAACCCTGCCATGAACTACAAACTGCTGCAACACCAGTGTCACTGTTTATGCCTCTTGCATGAAAGTGTGATACATACAACAGTCATCTTTACACACATTGATATCTTCTAAACAGAGACGGTGTGCCATGTTTTATGTCTGTGTCCACTGATCTTTGTCAAACCGTTCACAGAATTCTGAGATCCATGAATGTGGCTCAAGGACCATCTACAATGAACATTCAAAAGTTagagctgtttctgtttgtcagaTACTTATTGAATCAAGTAGCTCCTTCACCATTTTCACATGGACTCTTTTCTTATTCAGAACTATGCACATAAACTTTATCCATGACATAAATATTGGAAGCTGAACCTACAAATGTTAAAGGATTTATGAAATCAAGCAGGAGAAAGCTTCATTACACAGTTGTGTGATTTCCACCTCACTCTTTCCTTAGTTTGTAGTCAGTGTTTTGCACATTATGATTCTACTTGCGGTTCAGACTCTCAGCTATTTCATGTCAGTGGAGCCCTCCCTCCCCtcttcacttctcaccattcttGTAGGTTTTTTTCTACCTCGCCTTTGACTCAAAGGTCTACTTTAGTATGTTTAATATTCAAATAACAACAGTTAGGGAACGACAAAAATCTGATAAAAACAGGAGACTCAGACGGTGTGGTGTGCTTTCCACTGCATGAAAAGTTTGAACTGGCTCAACATCAGCTGTTAGTGAAAAACACACGAGCAGCACAAATGATCACAGCAAACAAACCTCACTCACAGCCACGGCAGCTCATGTGTCCTCTCAGAGTTCACAGGGTTCACATTGAAGACGACACTGAAAGCACACTCAGAACAATCACAGGGTTCAGTGAAAAATCAGCCGGTTCCTCAGTCGGGTTCAGGGGTTTAGTTTTCTAGAGAGGACAGTCAGCAGAAATATTAGAGTACGGGAACTCTCTGCTGCATATAAAGAAGAATGAAGATCTTTATGAAACATTATTTATAAAGAGTCAGAGGTTACCTAATTGTTCCTGAATGTAAATAAATGAGCAGGTTTTACTTGCAGACTGTGTGTCTTGATTGCAGGCTGATGGTGTCAAACCCTGATCCACCTTCATCCATTCCTCCATCCACCTGTCCCTGCTGATCTGACTGAGCACTTTAATACTCTCCGTCTGACGCGACCACTTTGCAACCCTGTTGTTGTGTGCAACGCGGTAAAGGGCTAGGGCGCCTGAGTGCAGCTTAATATGCAATAAGGTAATCAGCTTGCTTGACTAGCAAGCTACTAggaggagaaatctgctctctctttctagtccctgtcaggactcttgctggagcattttggattaactgaaggcttttcagggagtttttaggacttcctgataacaatgaattacagtagtccagcctggaagtaataaatgcatgaactagtttttcagcttcactctgagacaggatatttctaatttttgaGATGTTGCGCAAtgcacatatttgtttaatatgtgcattgaaggacatgtttTGGTCAAAAGTGTCAACCACTAATGGGTCGGGTGGATATAGCAAGTATGTCCAGACCCTGCATGACTGCCTGTCAGTGCCGTACCGCATTGGTTTTGTTTAATAATAAGTGTTCCACTGTGTAAAATAGCGGTATGTCATTTAAGCTAAGCATATATTGTGTTTATTAAGAGGTTCATGTACTGTCTGATGAGAGTGTGAGGAGTTTGTGTacatgtttcattttaaattatctGCCGCGATTTCGGGCTACATTTCTGCTTGTTCGCAGCACACCTGCAAAGTAATGGAAGAAGGAGCAGTAGCTTTTCAGCTACTATTTGATAGTAGTCCCGCTATGTT
The window above is part of the Pelmatolapia mariae isolate MD_Pm_ZW linkage group LG14, Pm_UMD_F_2, whole genome shotgun sequence genome. Proteins encoded here:
- the LOC134640735 gene encoding olfactory receptor 52K1-like; amino-acid sequence: MEAVKENISSHKYFFLDGFSELGELRPFLFIPFSFMFVVSLFANSLLVYVIVSQRSLHSPMYILIASMACIDLSLPVFFVPHMLLSFLFDWRGISLIGCLVQMYFVHLLGAFQSTLLLWMALDRYFAICTPLYYHEQMALAKFLKFVIPSSIRNMFVVLVVVSLAGKLPFCLRNVINHCFCEHMALVELACGSTTVNSVAGLITVFSVPVTDFFLITASYTVIFSSVLSSGKSSAKALHTCVTHIVVMTVSLTIILTAFLSYRIRNGLPAAIRIFFSILYLFFPSCFNPIIYGIRTAEIRQHILKTLRI